A single Halarcobacter anaerophilus DNA region contains:
- a CDS encoding DUF779 domain-containing protein — translation MPIKRVVATPEAQKIIEMLKEKYGELVFNQSGGCCDGTAPMCFEKDDFYVPSRNVKMGEICGCEFFIDKDQFEYFRHSQVIVDVKEEKGAFGNSFSLEIDEGYQFLTKSRIFTDEEYAQLEKQES, via the coding sequence ATGCCAATTAAAAGAGTAGTTGCAACACCTGAAGCGCAAAAAATAATAGAAATGCTAAAAGAAAAATACGGGGAACTCGTATTTAATCAAAGCGGTGGCTGTTGTGACGGAACAGCTCCTATGTGTTTTGAAAAAGATGATTTTTACGTACCAAGCAGAAATGTAAAAATGGGTGAAATTTGCGGCTGTGAATTTTTTATAGATAAAGATCAATTTGAATATTTTAGACACTCTCAAGTTATTGTGGATGTAAAAGAGGAGAAAGGGGCATTTGGAAACTCTTTCTCTCTTGAGATTGATGAGGGATATCAGTTTCTTACAAAATCAAGAATTTTTACAGACGAAGAGTATGCACAGTTGGAAAAACAAGAGTCTTAA
- a CDS encoding OmpA family protein, which produces MKNLNKKNLTAIFLASTLFFTGCAQKNGELNANSDDEYSRTKQGAVMGAFLGTLIGIMSGHSSKNAVVGGVVGAAVGGGIGYSMDEQAKQIAEELDTQVDNSPLAVTNPDNDLIISNTDKYVKIMLRDSMVFETNSAIPTQEAARKLEKITKVLRNYPDTIVQVVGFTDSRGTYEYNQKLSEQRASNVGNTLYNSGISNQIYSKGCSFNKPLVPNKTKEDMALNRRVEIYLYPDQNSVIDACSNN; this is translated from the coding sequence ATGAAAAATTTAAATAAAAAAAATCTAACAGCAATATTCTTGGCTTCCACTCTTTTTTTCACAGGTTGTGCGCAAAAAAACGGTGAACTTAACGCAAACTCAGATGATGAATATTCAAGAACTAAACAAGGTGCCGTAATGGGGGCATTTTTAGGAACCTTAATAGGAATTATGTCCGGGCACTCTTCAAAAAATGCAGTCGTAGGCGGTGTTGTAGGTGCAGCTGTTGGTGGAGGGATAGGATACTCTATGGATGAACAGGCTAAACAAATAGCAGAAGAACTTGATACTCAAGTTGATAATAGTCCTCTAGCCGTAACAAATCCAGATAATGATTTAATTATTTCAAATACGGATAAATATGTAAAAATCATGCTAAGAGACAGTATGGTATTTGAAACAAATTCGGCAATTCCTACTCAAGAAGCAGCTAGAAAATTGGAAAAAATTACAAAAGTTTTAAGAAATTATCCAGATACAATTGTTCAAGTAGTTGGATTTACAGATAGCAGAGGAACTTATGAATATAATCAAAAACTTTCTGAACAAAGAGCTTCAAATGTAGGGAATACTCTTTATAACAGCGGTATTTCTAATCAAATCTACTCAAAAGGATGTTCATTTAACAAACCTTTAGTTCCAAATAAAACCAAAGAAGATATGGCTTTAAACAGAAGAGTTGAGATTTATCTTTATCCCGATCAAAACTCCGTAATTGACGCTTGTTCAAACAACTAA
- a CDS encoding SAM-dependent methyltransferase: MKKEKFSEYFNSWLYSDNGYYANYKTIGKKGDFYTSVSTSSFFGGTIGKKIVDTIKKGELPKNTTIVEVGAHHGYLLADIIQFIYTLEPKLLDTLNFAIVERFEKLQVQQKKYLEESFGDAIQLKHYDDIKQVKLPHAFIVANEIFDAFACELVYTKEEQLQIAYVENHKIKFEPCKDTKIINHCKKYKISKGEIAVGYNEFAKTLCQNIKKFNFITFDYGDIVPRNDFSARIYSKHKVFPLFEENLELQEYYKKADITYDVFFKHLEDCFKELDTQEVSFKTQMIALIDFGITDLLEILKRNVDENSYLREAQKVKTLIEPTGMGDRFKVLFVKK, from the coding sequence ATGAAAAAAGAGAAATTTAGCGAATATTTTAATAGTTGGCTCTATTCAGATAATGGATATTACGCAAATTATAAAACAATAGGTAAAAAAGGTGACTTTTATACTTCCGTATCAACTTCGAGTTTTTTCGGCGGAACAATCGGTAAAAAAATTGTAGATACCATAAAAAAAGGCGAACTTCCCAAAAATACTACGATAGTTGAAGTAGGTGCGCATCACGGATACCTTTTAGCGGATATTATCCAGTTTATTTATACTTTAGAACCAAAACTTTTAGATACTTTGAACTTTGCAATAGTCGAAAGGTTTGAAAAACTTCAAGTACAACAAAAAAAATACCTAGAAGAGTCTTTTGGAGATGCAATACAATTAAAACATTACGATGATATAAAACAAGTCAAACTTCCCCACGCTTTTATAGTGGCAAATGAGATATTTGACGCTTTTGCCTGTGAATTGGTTTATACAAAAGAAGAACAACTTCAAATAGCTTATGTAGAAAATCATAAAATAAAATTTGAACCCTGTAAAGATACAAAAATAATAAACCACTGTAAAAAATATAAGATTTCAAAAGGCGAAATTGCAGTGGGGTATAATGAGTTTGCAAAAACTCTTTGTCAAAATATAAAAAAATTTAATTTTATAACTTTTGATTACGGAGATATAGTTCCAAGAAACGATTTTTCCGCTAGAATCTACTCTAAACACAAAGTTTTCCCTCTTTTTGAAGAGAACTTAGAGTTGCAAGAATATTATAAAAAAGCCGATATAACTTATGATGTTTTTTTCAAACATTTAGAAGATTGTTTTAAAGAACTTGATACGCAAGAGGTATCTTTTAAAACTCAAATGATAGCATTGATTGATTTCGGTATTACGGATTTACTTGAAATATTAAAAAGAAACGTTGATGAAAACAGTTATTTAAGAGAAGCCCAAAAAGTTAAAACCTTGATCGAACCTACAGGTATGGGAGATAGATTTAAAGTGCTATTTGTAAAAAAATAG